From a single Populus nigra chromosome 18, ddPopNigr1.1, whole genome shotgun sequence genomic region:
- the LOC133679002 gene encoding auxin response factor 2A-like, with amino-acid sequence MASSEISAKANSGNIKGGGESFSSGYSEAMEGQKGHSTHPSSARDAETALYNELWHACAGPLVTVPREGDHVFYFPQGHLEQVEASTNQVADQQMPLYNLQPKILCRVVNVQLKAEPDTDEVFAQVTLLPLHNQDENASEKEPPPPPPPRFHVHSFCKTLTASDTSTHGGFSVLRRHADECLPPLDMSRQPPTQELVAKDLHGSEWRFRHIFRGQPRRHLLQSGWSVFVSSKRLVAGDAFIFLRGENGELRVGVRRAMRQQSNVPSSVISSHSMHLGVLATAWHAVSTGTMFTVYYKPRTSPAEFIVPFDQYMESVKSNYSIGMRFKMRFEGEEAPEQRFTGTIVGIEDADPSRWKDSKWRCLKVRWDETSTIPRPDRVSPWKIEPALAPPALNPLPMPRPKRPRANMVPSSPDSSVLTREGSSKVTADPSSASGFSRVLRGQEFSTLRGNFEEGNESDAAEKSVMWPPSADDEKIDVLSSSRRFGSEWWISSARQEPTYTDLLSGFGANADSSQGFGAPFVDQTAGGANPMKKHLSDQGRFNLLASPWSIMSPGLSLKLPESNSRVPIQGSSDVTYQSRENIRYSAFSEYPMFHGQRVEQSHGNCMMPPPPSHFDNHAHTRELIPKPKLVQEHNTGKSLDGNCKLFGIPLKISKPTTPEQVGPTNMVNEPMGHTQPASHQLTSESDQKSEHSRGSKLADENENEKPLQVGHMRMRDSHGKAQNSSTRSCTKVHKQGIALGRSVDLTRFNNYDELIAELDRLFEFNGELLAPQKNWLIVYTDDEDDMMLVGDDPWQEFVGMVRKIVIYTREEVQRIKPGTLNSRVNENPSGEEGEDAKEAKHLPLPSASSPLSC; translated from the exons atGGCTTCCTCAGAGATTTCAGCAAAAGCTAACAGTGGAAACATTAAAGGAGGAGGAGAGAGCTTCTCTTCTGGTTACAGTGAAGCTATGGAAGGGCAAAAAGGTCATTCCACCCATCCAAGCTCAGCTAGAG ATGCTGAGACTGCGTTGTATAATGAGCTATGGCATGCTTGCGCTGGTCCTCTAGTGACTGTACCTCGCGAAGGAGATCATGTGTTTTATTTCCCTCAAGGACATCTAGAGcag GTGGAGGCATCGACGAATCAGGTAGCAGACCAGCAGATGCCGTTGTACAATCTTCAACCGAAGATCTTGTGTCGTGTGGTTAATGTTCAATTGAAG GCTGAACCGGATACTGATGAGGTGTTTGCACAAGTGACTCTACTTCCTTTGCACAAC CAAGATGAGAATGCATCGGAGAAGGAGCcgcctccacctccaccaccgCGATTTCATGTACATTCATTTTGTAAAACCCTGACTGCTTCGGATACCAGTACTCATGGTGGTTTTTCAGTTCTTAGACGACATGCAGATGAATGTCTTCCACCATTG GATATGTCAAGGCAGCCTCCAACACAGGAATTGGTTGCCAAGGATTTGCATGGAAGTGAATGGCGATTCAGGCACATTTTTCGGG GTCAACCACGGAGGCACTTGCTTCAGAGTGGATGGAGTGTGTTTGTTAGCTCTAAAAGGCTTGTTGCCGGTGATGCCTTTATATTTCTAAG AGGTGAGAATGGAGAACTTCGAGTTGGTGTTAGACGTGCAATGAGACAGCAGAGTAATGTTCCATCATCGGTCATATCCAGCCACAGCATGCATCTTGGTGTTCTTGCTACCGCATGGCATGCTGTTTCAACAGGGACAATGTTCACTGTTTATTACAAGCCAAG GACAAGTCCTGCTGAGTTCATTGTCCCATTTGATCAATACATGGAGTCTGTCAAGAGTAATTATTCCATAGGGATGAGGtttaaaatgagatttgaaGGAGAAGAAGCTCCTGAACAAAG ATTTACTGGCACTATTGTCGGAATTGAAGATGCTGATCCCAGTAGGTGGAAGGATTCTAAATGGAGGTGTCTTAAG GTGAGATGGGATGAAACTTCTACAATACCTCGACCAGATAGAGTTTCACCATGGAAAATAGAGCCTGCTCTTGCACCTCCTGCACTAAATCCTCTTCCAATGCCCAGGCCAAAAAGGCCCCGAGCAAACATGGTGCCCTCATCTCCCGACTCCTCTGTTCTTACCAGAGAAG GTTCATCCAAAGTAACTGCAGACCCTTCATCAGCAAGTGGATTTTCAAGGGTCTTGCGAGGTCAAGAGTTCTCAACCTTGAGAGGCAATTTTGAAGAGGGCAACGAGTCTGATGCTGCTGAAAAGTCTGTTATGTGGCCACCCTCAGCAGACGATGAGAAGATTGATGTGTTATCATCTTCAAGAAGATTTGGATCAGAGTGGTGGATATCCTCTGCCAGACAGGAACCGACCTACACAGATTTGCTATCTGGCTTCGGGGCAAATGCTGATTCTTCCCAAGGGTTTGGTGCTCCGTTTGTTGACCAAACTGCTGGGGGTGCTAATCCAATGAAGAAACACTTGTCAGATCAAGGGCGGTTCAATTTGCTTGCCAGCCCATGGTCCATAATGTCCCCAGGCCTCTCTCTAAAGTTGCCAGAGTCAAACTCTAGGGTTCCAATACAAGGCAGCAGCGATGTAACATATCAATCAAGGGAAAATATCAGATACAGTGCATTCAGTGAGTATCCCATGTTTCATGGTCAGAGAGTCGAGCAATCTCATGGAAACTGTATGATGCCTCCCCCGCCATCTCATTTTGATAATCATGCTCATACAAGAGAGCTAATACCAAAACCCAAACTGGTGCAAGAACATAATACCGGAAAATCTTTGGATGGAAACTGCAAGCTATTTGGTATTCCCCTGAAAATTAGTAAACCCACCACACCAGAGCAAGTAGGACCAACAAACATGGTGAACGAACCGATGGGTCACACCCAACCTGCGAGTCACCAACTCACATCTGAATCAGATCAGAAGTCAGAACACTCCAGGGGTTCAAAGTTGGCCGATGAAAATGAAAACGAGAAACCACTCCAGGTTGGCCACATGCGTATGAGGGACAGTCATGGAAAAGCACAAAACAGCTCAACCAGGAGTTGTACAAAG GTTCACAAGCAGGGGATTGCACTTGGTAGATCTGTTGATCTTACGAGGTTCAATAACTATGATGAGTTGATTGCTGAATTGGACCGGTTGTTTGAATTTAATGGTGAATTACTGGCTCCCCAAAAGAATTGGTTGATTGTGTATACCGATGACGAGGATGATATGATGCTTGTTGGAGATGATCCCTGGCA GGAATTCGTCGGCATGGTTAGGAAGATTGTTATTTACACCAGAGAGGAGGTACAGAGGATTAAACCAGGCACTTTAAATTCAAGAGTCAATGAAAATCCATCGGGCGAGGAGGGTGAGGATGCTAAAGAAGCCAAACATCTGCCACTTCCTTCAGCATCTAGTCCTTTGAGTTGTTAG